A DNA window from Flavisolibacter ginsenosidimutans contains the following coding sequences:
- a CDS encoding RagB/SusD family nutrient uptake outer membrane protein: MKKILPLLVVCTFLGGCKKYLTTVPQDFITPQNYFTKEQDAVLALNAAFDELSRQWYYAGYWQARMVESCDDVYCTLTGQYPANHQALATDPSFASTWQVLYEAIERCNVLLANIDKVDMDATKKGYIKGEALFFRAYCFFFLVDQWGPIPLKLKPTADANDISIPRSSVADVYAQILKDMTAAEELVPTTALGDYGGAGYPAKTTVQGILARVCLTMAGDPLNDKTKFEDARKWAQKAVDSKEHGLNPDYTDVFIKMISNQYDKKESMWEVDMVDIPGKTEHGYLGYLNGISCPLADTGNCAGQVRATRLLYNLYNAKDLRRDWNIAPYYYVASGSTVTRSYMSSTALYDRFPGKFRLQYTPFPRTTGRSPVNFPLLRYADVLLMLAEAENETNGPTTLAYSCINQVRARAWGKLLPGATNPTESNLTAGMDQASFRQAIQDERCREFPSEGLRKHDLMRWGIFFSTLQKMKNDVTNTALPAVNSSLKQIIINISDNATPKWRYWPIPANELSLNNAMTQNPGW; encoded by the coding sequence ATGAAAAAAATTCTTCCCCTCCTCGTTGTTTGCACCTTCCTTGGTGGTTGCAAAAAATATCTAACAACGGTACCACAGGATTTTATTACGCCGCAAAATTATTTTACGAAAGAGCAGGATGCGGTACTGGCCCTGAATGCCGCATTTGACGAACTCTCGCGGCAATGGTATTATGCCGGTTACTGGCAGGCACGCATGGTGGAATCATGTGATGATGTGTATTGTACTTTGACAGGTCAATATCCTGCCAACCACCAGGCCCTAGCCACGGATCCAAGTTTTGCCAGCACCTGGCAAGTGTTGTACGAAGCGATTGAGCGTTGCAATGTTTTGCTGGCCAATATTGACAAAGTGGACATGGACGCTACAAAAAAGGGTTACATTAAAGGCGAAGCATTGTTCTTCCGGGCTTATTGTTTTTTCTTTTTGGTTGATCAGTGGGGGCCAATTCCGCTAAAACTGAAACCTACAGCAGATGCCAACGACATCAGTATCCCCCGCTCGTCGGTTGCCGATGTGTATGCTCAAATTTTAAAAGACATGACGGCTGCGGAAGAGTTGGTGCCTACCACTGCTCTGGGCGATTACGGTGGTGCTGGCTATCCTGCAAAAACGACGGTGCAAGGTATTCTTGCAAGAGTGTGCCTAACCATGGCGGGTGATCCGCTCAATGACAAAACCAAATTTGAAGATGCAAGAAAATGGGCACAAAAGGCGGTGGACTCAAAAGAACACGGCTTGAATCCAGACTATACGGATGTCTTCATTAAAATGATTTCAAACCAATACGACAAAAAGGAAAGCATGTGGGAGGTGGACATGGTAGATATACCGGGCAAAACAGAACACGGCTACCTGGGTTATTTGAACGGAATTAGCTGCCCTCTTGCGGATACCGGCAACTGTGCAGGACAGGTAAGAGCAACAAGGTTGCTGTACAATTTGTACAATGCAAAGGACCTGCGCAGGGATTGGAACATTGCACCTTACTATTACGTTGCTTCAGGCTCTACGGTTACCCGGAGTTACATGTCAAGCACAGCCTTGTACGACCGGTTTCCAGGCAAGTTCCGCCTTCAATACACGCCGTTTCCGCGTACTACGGGAAGGTCGCCCGTTAACTTTCCACTGCTCCGTTATGCCGATGTCTTGCTTATGCTCGCTGAAGCAGAAAATGAAACAAACGGGCCAACGACACTTGCTTATTCCTGCATTAACCAAGTAAGAGCACGGGCTTGGGGTAAACTGTTGCCAGGAGCCACTAATCCAACTGAATCGAATTTAACCGCGGGCATGGACCAAGCCTCTTTCCGGCAGGCTATCCAGGATGAACGTTGCCGTGAGTTCCCTTCGGAGGGATTGCGCAAACATGACCTGATGCGTTGGGGCATTTTCTTCTCCACGCTACAAAAAATGAAGAACGATGTAACCAACACAGCGCTGCCGGCGGTGAACAGTTCACTGAAACAAATCATTATCAACATTTCAGACAATGCCACGCCCAAATGGCGCTACTGGCCTATTCCTGCGAATGAACTTTCGTTAAACAACGCCATGACGCAAAATCCTGGCTGGTAA
- a CDS encoding SDR family oxidoreductase: MNNLFDLFRLSGKTIWVAGGAGYLGQTTVKMLLDAGANVLCMDLAGKADDFVASLPQANEKATSATLDVRDGEAIKKFVAEKTIDGVPDGLVILTFGSASKNFEDLTEKDFDDVNHAGLTATFLLAREVGQAMEKVGRGSIVLFSSMYGSVSPDPRVYEAPMNVNPIEYGVGKAGIVQMTRYMAVHWAKKNIRCNCISPGPFPSPAVQEKNKDFVERLAYKVPMGRVGLQHEVAGAVCFFISDASSFVTGQNLFVDGGWTSW; the protein is encoded by the coding sequence ATGAATAATTTATTTGACCTGTTTCGTTTAAGCGGAAAAACAATTTGGGTGGCTGGCGGTGCCGGCTATCTCGGACAGACTACGGTTAAAATGCTTTTGGACGCTGGCGCCAACGTTCTTTGCATGGATCTGGCAGGAAAGGCCGATGACTTTGTTGCTTCTTTGCCGCAGGCAAATGAGAAAGCAACATCAGCAACACTTGATGTGCGAGACGGCGAAGCCATTAAAAAATTTGTAGCTGAAAAAACGATTGACGGCGTGCCCGACGGCCTGGTGATTTTAACCTTTGGCTCTGCGTCTAAAAACTTTGAAGACCTAACAGAGAAAGATTTTGACGACGTGAATCATGCCGGGCTTACCGCCACGTTTTTGCTGGCAAGAGAAGTCGGGCAGGCGATGGAGAAAGTTGGCAGGGGAAGCATTGTGTTGTTCTCCAGCATGTACGGTTCCGTGTCGCCCGATCCGCGGGTGTACGAAGCGCCGATGAACGTAAATCCCATTGAATACGGCGTAGGCAAAGCCGGTATTGTGCAAATGACACGGTACATGGCCGTGCATTGGGCGAAGAAGAACATTCGGTGCAATTGCATCTCGCCGGGACCGTTTCCAAGTCCGGCGGTGCAGGAAAAGAACAAAGATTTCGTGGAGCGGCTTGCTTACAAAGTGCCAATGGGCAGGGTAGGTCTGCAGCATGAAGTAGCGGGTGCGGTTTGCTTTTTTATTTCCGATGCTTCATCTTTTGTAACAGGACAAAATTTATTTGTTGACGGCGGCTGGACAAGCTGGTAA
- a CDS encoding fasciclin domain-containing protein: MKRSTRFYSLSILFTALCFMSCKKQSSVDMPPSIVTAYDAFSEDSYNFSLFKYLIDRAGQADLLKGGNYTIFAPTNSAFSAAGYTTAAIQALSSDSVVRLLRNHLVEGKIESSSLTAGQQLTTLNGDKLLIQKVGNDLYVDGANITNTNEPVSNGIFHVINKVLAKRSTLLERLNTYANSTSNSQFTYLIAAIARASQGSTDFNAMLSDPAANYTLFAPNNGAFIDGGYASAAAITAAVPDTLGRLLKRHMISSRLLTTDFDSSKPQTTLGSTLVYFDKLKPGNTTYNYANGLIIYGGFSNMLGGNNGVIHSVSRFLPIPQTVTTLARIQSDTTLTYFNAALVKASSGSGMDFVKMLSDPAASYTVFAVNNAGFRAAGYATAAAVSNESSNVLAKILRLHLLNKRINNINIAENGTVQTLLTTDTGTPVSLTFTLTGGFKVKGASNVNTIPVITQNLVTSNGLLNIIGSVLTP; this comes from the coding sequence ATGAAAAGATCAACTCGTTTTTATTCGCTTAGTATTTTGTTTACCGCCCTTTGCTTTATGTCGTGCAAAAAGCAGTCGTCGGTTGACATGCCGCCATCTATTGTAACCGCATACGATGCTTTTAGTGAGGACAGCTATAATTTTTCTTTGTTCAAATACCTGATTGACAGAGCTGGACAAGCCGATTTATTGAAAGGTGGGAATTACACCATTTTCGCTCCGACCAATTCGGCTTTTTCAGCAGCCGGCTATACAACCGCTGCCATTCAGGCTCTCTCAAGTGACTCGGTTGTAAGACTATTGCGAAATCATTTGGTGGAAGGCAAAATTGAAAGCAGCAGTTTAACGGCTGGACAGCAATTGACCACGTTGAACGGCGATAAACTTTTGATTCAAAAAGTTGGCAATGATTTATATGTCGATGGCGCGAACATTACTAACACCAATGAACCCGTTAGCAACGGCATCTTTCATGTCATCAACAAAGTGTTGGCAAAGCGTTCTACGCTTCTTGAGCGGCTTAATACTTATGCCAACAGCACATCAAACTCACAGTTTACTTACTTAATTGCGGCCATTGCAAGAGCCAGCCAGGGCAGCACCGATTTTAATGCGATGCTCTCCGATCCGGCTGCGAACTACACATTGTTTGCGCCAAATAACGGCGCTTTTATTGATGGCGGCTATGCTTCGGCTGCCGCGATAACCGCAGCGGTTCCCGATACACTTGGCCGTTTGCTGAAACGACACATGATTAGCAGCCGGCTTCTCACCACCGATTTTGATTCATCAAAGCCGCAAACAACGCTCGGCAGCACCCTGGTTTATTTCGACAAGCTTAAACCTGGCAACACGACCTATAACTACGCGAATGGCCTAATTATTTACGGCGGTTTTTCCAACATGCTTGGCGGCAACAACGGCGTGATTCATTCGGTGTCGCGATTCCTGCCGATACCACAAACGGTTACGACGCTGGCACGGATTCAATCCGATACGACATTAACCTACTTCAACGCCGCATTGGTAAAAGCAAGCAGCGGCAGTGGGATGGACTTCGTAAAAATGCTTTCCGACCCCGCCGCATCCTATACGGTGTTCGCAGTGAACAATGCTGGTTTTAGAGCCGCAGGCTATGCAACGGCTGCAGCTGTGAGCAATGAAAGTTCTAATGTTCTGGCAAAAATATTACGGCTTCATTTGTTGAATAAGCGTATCAACAACATCAACATCGCCGAAAACGGCACCGTGCAAACGCTGTTGACGACTGATACGGGAACCCCTGTTTCACTAACGTTTACACTTACCGGGGGATTTAAAGTTAAGGGAGCCTCTAACGTGAATACTATTCCGGTGATTACTCAAAATCTTGTCACCTCCAACGGACTTTTAAACATCATTGGTTCTGTTTTAACGCCTTGA
- a CDS encoding SusC/RagA family TonB-linked outer membrane protein yields MFSLSGFAQTTITGLVKNTDGLPLSGVSVRAKNTSANGTVTNNSGAYSIVVQPNEKTLVFSFVGYTTQEISIGGRKTINLTMDVNNTGMDEVIVTGYTTTTRKDLTGAVGSVKMEELQKAPVRSFEEALAGRVAGVQVTSQSGRPGSGIDIVIRGVGSISQSNRPLFVIDGFPIENPDNNILDPNDIESINVLKDASSTALYGAKGSNGVVVITTKRGTRGTPVIGYNASYGINKPIKYLKLLSPYEFVKVQSEYLGANNPYLNNGAVLEDYRNVKGVDWQGRLLQTGSQQNHSLSLRGGAGGTLYSFSGNYFNQEGIIINSAFRRYQGKLTLDQTVGTRLKVSAAVTYTNNKIAGQDPQGTSGGGNALFYHAFTYRPISISGFDDQLEASLYDPEGNGVQDYRVNPILSTKNEIRNNISSNIISNLSVDYSITKQLKLRVRGSANNTFMRVESFNGSKTRLGGPYSTSGINGSLYNYQYDYFDNTNLLDYTNTFGKKHRFNLVVGNSIQMAQSRSFGYSAYQIPSEELGISGIDAGIINTPPTGSISKSTLASLLGSFAYNYAGKYYLTGNFRADGSSKFVGDNKWSYFPSGAVKWKFTEEKFLKKNKILSDGNIRGSYGITGNNRIGDFDTYARISFSSPFTYNGVTQPNSAVIGSLQNPSLKWENTTATDLGVDLGFFDNRLNLVVDVYKRTTKNLLYRTQLPTSTGYGSVLKNIAAISNRGLEISLNAAVINKGDFSYNSNFNISFNRNRLEALSDPDENAITTSVSWEAVYATTPAYIAKIGGPLGQMYGLVADGLYQYSDFDRLPNGTYALKPNIAVSGTPQPGDQKFIDINHDGKINADDRVVIGNGYPLHTGGWSNSLRYKNFDVNIFLQWSYGNSVIDANRIWFATGMGIQQRGSFIPAQNTFAEFANRWTAANQDTDIPKLNRVAAGVYSSQFVEDGSFLRLKTINIGYNLPAKLLLRHKIKGLRVYVATSNIYTWTKYKGYDPELSAYQTALTPGLDYSTYPRPFTIVGGLNLSF; encoded by the coding sequence TTGTTTTCCCTTTCCGGCTTCGCACAAACAACCATTACGGGTTTGGTAAAAAACACAGATGGTCTTCCGCTTTCGGGTGTATCTGTTCGGGCAAAAAATACATCAGCCAACGGTACCGTTACAAACAATAGTGGTGCTTATTCAATTGTGGTACAACCAAACGAAAAGACGCTGGTGTTTTCGTTTGTGGGCTATACAACACAGGAAATTTCCATTGGCGGCAGGAAAACAATTAATCTGACAATGGATGTGAACAACACCGGCATGGACGAAGTGATTGTTACGGGTTATACCACCACTACCCGCAAAGATTTAACCGGCGCAGTTGGATCGGTAAAAATGGAAGAACTGCAAAAAGCACCGGTGCGTTCGTTTGAAGAAGCGCTTGCCGGACGGGTAGCCGGCGTGCAGGTAACCTCGCAAAGCGGCCGTCCGGGTTCGGGAATAGACATTGTCATTCGAGGTGTTGGATCGATTTCACAAAGCAACCGGCCGTTGTTTGTAATTGATGGCTTCCCCATTGAAAACCCTGATAACAATATTTTAGATCCGAACGACATCGAGTCCATCAACGTGTTAAAGGATGCATCTTCCACGGCCTTGTATGGCGCTAAAGGTTCGAACGGGGTCGTTGTTATTACGACTAAACGTGGCACAAGGGGCACACCGGTCATTGGCTACAATGCCAGTTATGGAATCAACAAGCCGATAAAGTATTTAAAGCTGTTAAGCCCTTACGAATTTGTGAAGGTGCAATCGGAATACTTAGGCGCCAACAATCCGTATTTAAACAACGGTGCTGTTCTCGAAGATTACCGCAATGTAAAAGGAGTTGACTGGCAGGGACGATTGTTGCAAACCGGCAGCCAGCAAAACCATTCACTCAGTTTACGTGGTGGTGCTGGGGGAACGCTTTATTCTTTTTCCGGCAATTATTTCAACCAGGAAGGCATCATCATTAATTCCGCATTTCGCCGCTATCAAGGAAAGCTAACGCTTGATCAAACGGTCGGCACTCGATTGAAAGTCTCAGCGGCTGTTACCTATACAAACAATAAAATTGCCGGGCAAGATCCGCAGGGAACAAGCGGTGGCGGCAATGCGCTCTTCTATCATGCTTTCACTTATCGCCCTATTTCTATTTCGGGATTCGATGACCAGTTGGAAGCTTCGCTTTATGATCCTGAAGGAAATGGTGTTCAGGATTACCGCGTGAACCCTATTCTTTCTACAAAGAACGAAATCAGGAACAACATTAGCAGCAATATCATTAGCAATCTTTCGGTTGATTACAGCATCACCAAGCAATTGAAATTACGTGTGCGTGGCAGTGCCAACAACACGTTTATGCGGGTGGAAAGTTTCAATGGTTCGAAAACCAGGCTAGGCGGACCTTACAGCACATCGGGCATCAACGGTAGCCTGTATAATTATCAATACGACTACTTCGACAACACGAATTTGCTTGACTATACCAACACTTTCGGAAAAAAACACCGGTTTAACCTTGTTGTGGGCAATTCCATTCAAATGGCGCAGTCACGTTCTTTTGGCTACAGCGCTTATCAAATACCGTCTGAAGAACTTGGCATCAGCGGCATCGACGCGGGCATCATCAATACGCCACCAACAGGCTCCATCAGCAAAAGCACTTTGGCGTCTTTACTGGGTAGTTTTGCATACAACTACGCTGGCAAATATTACCTCACCGGCAATTTCCGGGCTGACGGGTCGTCAAAATTTGTTGGTGATAACAAATGGAGCTACTTCCCATCAGGTGCTGTAAAATGGAAATTCACCGAAGAAAAATTTTTAAAGAAAAACAAAATTCTTTCTGATGGAAACATTCGCGGCAGCTATGGCATCACAGGCAACAATCGTATTGGCGATTTCGATACCTATGCCCGCATCTCCTTCAGTTCTCCTTTTACCTATAACGGTGTAACGCAACCAAACAGCGCTGTTATCGGCTCGTTACAGAATCCGTCGCTGAAATGGGAAAATACAACCGCTACGGACTTGGGAGTTGACTTAGGTTTCTTTGACAACCGACTAAACTTGGTTGTTGATGTTTACAAACGCACAACAAAAAACCTGCTTTACCGTACGCAATTGCCGACCAGCACAGGCTACGGCAGCGTGTTGAAAAACATTGCCGCCATTAGCAACCGCGGACTAGAAATTAGCCTGAATGCTGCCGTTATTAACAAAGGCGACTTTTCGTACAACAGCAATTTCAACATCAGCTTTAACCGAAACCGTCTCGAAGCACTTTCTGACCCCGATGAAAATGCTATTACTACTTCAGTTTCCTGGGAGGCAGTTTATGCCACAACGCCGGCTTACATTGCAAAAATTGGCGGGCCACTCGGGCAGATGTACGGCTTGGTTGCCGACGGCCTCTACCAATACAGCGATTTTGACCGTTTGCCCAACGGCACTTATGCTTTAAAACCCAACATCGCCGTGAGCGGCACGCCGCAACCCGGCGACCAGAAATTCATAGACATTAACCACGACGGAAAAATCAATGCTGATGACCGTGTCGTAATTGGCAACGGCTATCCGTTGCATACGGGTGGCTGGAGCAACAGTTTGCGGTATAAAAACTTTGACGTAAACATTTTTTTACAATGGTCCTACGGCAATAGCGTCATTGATGCCAATCGCATCTGGTTTGCCACCGGCATGGGCATTCAACAGCGGGGGAGCTTTATACCGGCACAGAACACGTTTGCCGAATTTGCCAACCGGTGGACGGCCGCCAATCAAGACACCGATATTCCAAAGCTAAACCGCGTAGCAGCGGGTGTGTACAGTTCGCAGTTTGTGGAAGACGGGTCTTTCCTCCGGTTAAAGACGATCAACATCGGTTACAACCTGCCCGCCAAGTTGCTGTTGCGACATAAAATCAAAGGCCTTCGCGTTTACGTTGCCACGTCAAATATTTACACGTGGACAAAATACAAAGGCTATGATCCGGAACTTTCGGCTTACCAAACTGCCTTAACGCCCGGCCTTGACTATTCTACGTATCCACGTCCTTTCACGATTGTCGGCGGTCTCAATCTTTCATTTTAA
- a CDS encoding DUF5017 domain-containing protein, producing the protein MKQNIKFALFGLGIVLCLCACKKDYTAVESPSFEVAVDSTTYSVGKPIIFHFSGTADVITFFSGAPGSEYKFKDRTTVEGTPQMQFTSYRQFGATAATPDTTLKLMISNNFRNVFDVENLKAATWTDISDRAQFSTGTDNTPSGVINLADFNKKDSPVYVAFKYHDFKSAVSQRTWTIKNILVQNKLADSTLATVATSASISWGALDVLNNAKVWSFSSTQIQMAGGAIGTDDNEDWIISQPLFFNRTARAVGVSIRNNPTAVLTDYTFAGYSSPGTYTVSFEAINASKWDNKQVVKEITITVR; encoded by the coding sequence ATGAAACAAAATATAAAATTTGCTCTCTTCGGCTTAGGTATTGTGCTTTGTTTATGCGCCTGTAAAAAAGATTACACAGCGGTGGAATCGCCGTCGTTTGAAGTAGCAGTTGATTCGACGACGTACAGCGTTGGCAAACCCATTATTTTTCATTTTTCGGGCACCGCTGATGTAATTACATTTTTTTCCGGCGCACCGGGCAGCGAATACAAGTTCAAAGACAGGACAACAGTAGAAGGTACACCGCAAATGCAGTTCACCTCTTACCGCCAGTTCGGCGCCACGGCAGCCACGCCGGACACGACGCTGAAACTGATGATTTCTAACAATTTCAGGAACGTATTTGATGTAGAGAACTTAAAGGCGGCTACATGGACCGACATTTCAGACCGTGCACAGTTTTCAACCGGCACCGATAATACGCCTTCGGGAGTCATCAACCTAGCCGACTTCAACAAAAAAGATTCGCCGGTGTATGTCGCTTTCAAATACCATGATTTTAAATCGGCCGTTTCGCAACGCACCTGGACGATCAAAAACATTCTGGTGCAAAACAAACTGGCGGATAGCACGCTGGCAACCGTAGCCACATCCGCCAGCATCAGCTGGGGCGCACTGGATGTATTGAACAATGCAAAGGTTTGGTCATTCAGCAGCACACAAATTCAAATGGCGGGCGGCGCCATTGGCACGGATGACAACGAAGACTGGATCATCAGTCAACCACTTTTCTTTAATCGAACGGCTCGTGCTGTTGGCGTCAGCATCCGTAACAACCCCACAGCCGTATTGACTGACTACACCTTTGCGGGCTACTCATCGCCGGGCACATACACCGTAAGTTTTGAAGCTATCAATGCCAGCAAATGGGACAACAAGCAAGTGGTGAAAGAGATAACAATCACGGTTCGTTAA
- a CDS encoding SGNH/GDSL hydrolase family protein produces the protein MNKHSRLLLLICLIVQLATGFAQSNVSDYLADVKTELKKEWPKNRVVNLVFHGHSVPAGYFKTPVVNTFDSYPFLAFKRIKELYPNAVVNVIITAKGGENSTNGQKRFKKEVLVHKPDVLFIDYALNDRMTGLEKSRKAMEKMIKAALKKKIKVILLTPTPHQNYNLLDTTNAYEPFAQEVRDLAKEYKVGLVDSYETFREELNKGHKVTEFMSQVNHPNKEGHQLVADKIVAWFE, from the coding sequence ATGAATAAACACAGTCGCTTATTACTTCTCATTTGTCTTATTGTTCAATTGGCGACAGGCTTTGCCCAGTCAAACGTTTCTGACTATTTAGCGGATGTAAAAACAGAACTAAAAAAAGAGTGGCCGAAGAACCGCGTCGTCAATTTGGTTTTTCACGGTCATTCGGTTCCTGCAGGATATTTTAAAACGCCGGTCGTTAACACGTTCGACTCTTACCCTTTTCTTGCATTCAAACGCATAAAAGAGCTATACCCGAACGCAGTTGTAAACGTTATCATCACGGCTAAAGGCGGAGAGAATTCTACCAATGGACAGAAGAGATTTAAAAAAGAAGTGCTGGTTCACAAGCCCGACGTGCTCTTTATTGATTATGCCTTAAACGACCGCATGACCGGCCTTGAAAAATCAAGAAAAGCCATGGAGAAAATGATCAAAGCCGCATTGAAAAAAAAGATAAAAGTTATTTTGTTGACGCCAACGCCACATCAGAATTACAACTTGTTAGACACCACCAATGCGTATGAACCGTTTGCGCAAGAAGTTCGTGATCTGGCGAAAGAATACAAGGTTGGCCTGGTTGACAGCTACGAAACATTCCGGGAAGAATTAAACAAAGGACACAAGGTTACTGAATTCATGTCGCAGGTAAATCACCCCAATAAAGAAGGCCATCAATTGGTAGCCGATAAGATTGTGGCTTGGTTTGAATAA
- a CDS encoding sialidase family protein has protein sequence MKKLLIVCCVVLSCKSSKIAGIKETVREADNAMQSGTPIFAKGHPAFDAKKINYEGIDNTKLQISFKEPVVIGVASKPEKWGYFQFPSIGRRASDGSIQVRWNMTRDAIEAYGEDKFGVAVSTDNGRTFRLQDSVQTTGSVLLPNGDMLEIYTPTPIKEKELALSKPVGVGLENYRKSNFTFYRLHDLPQSRQGVFFKRLKKGETEWKIEQATLVDPQAARYSLAGLVPIVWWGDIRVAKDGSLVAGIYPGFLIDEKGMTDPHSGVFFYRSTDNGHSWQIQGRIPYDATTVGDSLAAKRGGYSEPAFEVLNDGTFLCVMRTTDGVGIGPMFASYSTDEGKTWTKPTVLTATGVMPRLLRLGNGVLVMASGRPGVQLRFSADGQGRQWTMPFEMLPYGEVKKELSGVTAAVSCGYTGLLPLGKNKFLIAYSDFNYRTESGDIRKAIKVREVTVNP, from the coding sequence ATGAAAAAACTTTTGATCGTTTGTTGCGTTGTCCTCAGTTGTAAATCCTCGAAGATTGCCGGTATAAAAGAAACCGTACGGGAAGCGGACAACGCTATGCAAAGCGGTACGCCAATTTTCGCAAAAGGTCATCCCGCATTCGACGCCAAAAAAATTAATTACGAAGGAATAGACAACACCAAGCTGCAAATTTCTTTCAAAGAACCTGTGGTTATCGGCGTTGCTTCCAAACCAGAGAAGTGGGGCTATTTTCAATTTCCGTCTATTGGCCGCAGGGCCAGTGATGGTTCCATACAAGTTCGCTGGAACATGACAAGAGATGCAATTGAAGCATACGGCGAAGACAAGTTTGGTGTGGCTGTTTCTACCGATAATGGAAGGACGTTTAGACTGCAGGATTCGGTGCAAACAACAGGCTCCGTTCTTTTACCCAATGGCGACATGCTTGAAATCTACACGCCTACACCCATCAAAGAAAAAGAACTTGCATTGTCAAAACCGGTTGGCGTTGGGTTGGAGAACTATCGCAAGTCCAACTTTACTTTTTACCGCTTGCACGACCTTCCGCAAAGCCGGCAAGGCGTTTTTTTTAAACGATTAAAAAAAGGTGAAACGGAATGGAAAATCGAACAGGCAACTCTCGTTGACCCGCAGGCTGCACGGTACAGTTTGGCGGGATTGGTGCCCATTGTTTGGTGGGGCGATATTCGTGTTGCAAAAGACGGTTCGCTCGTTGCCGGTATTTATCCAGGATTTTTAATTGATGAAAAAGGGATGACTGATCCTCATTCGGGTGTATTCTTCTATCGCTCAACAGACAATGGCCATAGCTGGCAAATTCAGGGAAGAATTCCCTACGACGCTACTACCGTTGGTGATTCGCTGGCCGCAAAAAGAGGAGGTTATTCGGAACCGGCTTTCGAGGTTTTAAATGACGGAACCTTTCTCTGCGTAATGCGGACAACCGATGGCGTTGGCATCGGGCCAATGTTCGCCAGTTATTCAACCGATGAAGGCAAGACCTGGACAAAGCCGACGGTACTCACGGCCACAGGCGTAATGCCGCGGCTCTTGCGGTTGGGAAACGGGGTGTTGGTAATGGCTTCGGGCCGGCCGGGAGTACAACTGCGTTTTTCTGCCGATGGACAAGGCAGGCAATGGACAATGCCGTTTGAGATGTTGCCTTATGGCGAGGTGAAAAAAGAATTAAGCGGCGTAACGGCGGCGGTATCTTGTGGCTATACGGGTCTTTTGCCTTTAGGCAAAAACAAATTCCTGATTGCGTACTCTGATTTCAATTACAGAACTGAAAGTGGCGACATCCGGAAAGCGATTAAGGTTCGAGAAGTGACGGTTAATCCATGA
- a CDS encoding GDSL-type esterase/lipase family protein, with protein MRKILRIIFFSACVFFITGNAFAQTAKWDSTYRPEIYPLQVAVFRAATHSKKDIVFLGNSITFWGNWTELLNSKHIKNRGVPGDITFGVLDRLDEVIGGQPNKVFILIGINDVARNIPDSVILQNYRRMIAAIKTGSPRTKIFFQSILPTNSAAGKLTSHYNKANHIKAINAGLKSLAEEEGVGFIDLYSAFADAEGNLPLNLTFDGVHLTKAGYDIWVDLLRKGNYLK; from the coding sequence ATGAGGAAAATTCTCCGAATCATCTTTTTCAGTGCTTGCGTTTTCTTTATTACCGGCAATGCGTTTGCACAAACAGCAAAATGGGACAGCACTTACCGTCCTGAAATTTACCCGTTGCAGGTAGCTGTGTTTCGTGCTGCAACGCATTCAAAAAAGGATATCGTTTTTTTGGGCAACAGCATCACTTTCTGGGGCAACTGGACAGAACTCCTGAATTCAAAACACATAAAAAACCGGGGCGTTCCCGGCGATATTACGTTTGGCGTTCTTGATCGTTTGGATGAAGTCATTGGTGGCCAGCCAAACAAAGTTTTTATTCTTATTGGCATTAATGACGTAGCCCGCAACATTCCCGACAGCGTGATATTGCAAAACTACCGGCGCATGATTGCCGCTATAAAAACCGGTTCGCCTCGCACCAAAATTTTCTTTCAATCCATTCTTCCCACCAACAGCGCCGCCGGTAAATTAACGTCGCACTATAACAAAGCCAATCACATAAAGGCCATCAATGCCGGACTGAAAAGCCTAGCGGAAGAAGAAGGCGTTGGCTTTATTGATCTTTATTCTGCGTTTGCCGATGCGGAAGGCAACCTGCCGCTGAATCTTACCTTCGACGGCGTACACCTCACAAAAGCCGGCTACGATATTTGGGTGGATCTATTGCGAAAGGGAAACTATCTCAAATAG